The nucleotide sequence GGAACTGTGTTGGAGAGCTTGTGCTCGTCGATCCAGACCATGTCGAAAGTAAGAACCTCAATCGTATCCTCAACAGTACGTTGGAAGACGCTCAGCAGGGACATAGCAAGGTTGAAGTCATGCAGCGTGCCATTGCTTCAATGGGGCTGGGTACCAAGGTGTATGGCTTTGAAGTAGACCTGATGAACGAGGAAGTGATACGCAAACTTGCATCTTGCGACGTGCTCTTTGGCTGCATGGACTCGGTTGATGGTCGGCATGTACTCAATAAGTTGGCAAGTTTCTACCTAGTTCCCCTTATTGATGTGGGCGTCCGCATTGATGCGGATGGGGGGGGTGGTATCGACAAAGTCTGTGCAGCAGTTCATTACATTCAGCCTGGTGGTTCCAGTTTGATGAGCCGTGGGGTCTACTCGCAGGAGGATCTGGACGCGGCATTTATGAAGCGGCGGAACCCTGAGCAGTATTCACAATTGCTTAAGGACGGCTATGTACGAAATGCGCGGGTTGATCAACCGGCAGTCATTTCAATCAACATGCAGGCTGCATCGCTTGCTGTGAATGAGTTTTTAGCCAGGGTCCATCCCTATCGCGTTGAGTCGAATAGTGAGTATGCCTATCGTTGTCAGGTTCTGAGTGACCCGGCCGCAAGCCTAGACTCGCCTGATGGTCAGCCTTGTCATAGCTTTGAAGCAAGGATGGGCTACGGCGATGTGAAGCCGCTTCTTGGGCTTCATGGTCTGTTGAACTGAATTAGGAGAGATAGATGTTGTGGCTTCTGCGCTGGGTTCAGCGGTTTCTTGGCATTAGTCCAAAGTATCGTGTCTGCAAGCAGGAGGAGTTACCTACTGCATTAGATCGTTACACGCTCTATTTATTAGGGGATGGGGAA is from Vogesella indigofera and encodes:
- a CDS encoding HesA/MoeB/ThiF family protein — encoded protein: MTPKYSLALSGKHYEQLKQHLFPGDGKEAVALALCGRSTGDRGHRFLVHSLFPVPYEVCRIREEHRVTWSPESVVPALTMALNQGFCIVKIHSHPNGYDDFSPTDDRSDEAFFSSVFGWLDSDEAQASMIMLPDGSMFGRTIWPDHIGEPLEEIRVAGDDILVWRDHVSQGDTPEHARRIAQTFGEKTYGLLSSLRVGVVGCSGTGSIVIEQLARNCVGELVLVDPDHVESKNLNRILNSTLEDAQQGHSKVEVMQRAIASMGLGTKVYGFEVDLMNEEVIRKLASCDVLFGCMDSVDGRHVLNKLASFYLVPLIDVGVRIDADGGGGIDKVCAAVHYIQPGGSSLMSRGVYSQEDLDAAFMKRRNPEQYSQLLKDGYVRNARVDQPAVISINMQAASLAVNEFLARVHPYRVESNSEYAYRCQVLSDPAASLDSPDGQPCHSFEARMGYGDVKPLLGLHGLLN